The Aeromicrobium senzhongii genome includes a window with the following:
- a CDS encoding ABC transporter permease, producing the protein MLRLAGRWVLTAVALVVSVSFLTFVLVDLVPGDAARSVVGLNSTEEQYLQMREAMGLDRPLLERYGDWAWAALHGDFGNSLTNGAAVASQLTTRLSVTVTLVVASLLVATVVGVSLGVAAALQHGFLGRLVDGLALLGLAVPSFWFAYVLVFLFAIETSFFPATGYVTFGSDPAGWARSLVLPVLTLGLTSSAPIAKQTRDGIRSELDKDYVYALRVRGIGERSVIGRHVLRNAAAPVITIMGLVFVGLLSGTVLVETVFVLPGLGSQAVQATMSSDLPLIQAIAVTFTVMVVVVNLLVEFVYVLLNPRVRAG; encoded by the coding sequence ATGCTGCGCCTGGCAGGTCGATGGGTGCTCACGGCGGTCGCCCTGGTCGTCTCGGTGTCCTTCCTGACCTTCGTGCTGGTCGACCTGGTGCCCGGTGACGCCGCGCGCTCGGTCGTGGGCCTGAACTCGACGGAGGAGCAGTACCTGCAGATGCGCGAGGCCATGGGCCTGGACCGGCCCCTGCTCGAGCGCTACGGCGACTGGGCCTGGGCGGCGCTGCACGGTGACTTCGGGAACTCCCTGACGAACGGCGCCGCGGTGGCGAGCCAGCTGACGACCCGGCTGTCGGTCACGGTGACGCTGGTGGTCGCGTCGCTGCTGGTGGCCACGGTGGTCGGAGTGTCCCTGGGGGTTGCCGCGGCACTGCAGCACGGGTTCCTGGGACGGCTGGTCGACGGTCTCGCGCTGCTCGGTCTGGCCGTGCCGTCGTTCTGGTTCGCCTACGTGCTGGTCTTCCTGTTCGCGATCGAGACGTCCTTCTTCCCGGCGACGGGATACGTCACGTTCGGCTCCGATCCCGCCGGCTGGGCGAGATCGCTGGTGTTGCCCGTCCTCACGCTCGGGCTCACCAGCAGTGCACCCATCGCGAAGCAGACCCGCGACGGCATCCGCTCGGAGCTGGACAAGGACTACGTCTACGCGTTGCGGGTGCGCGGCATCGGCGAACGCTCGGTCATCGGCCGCCACGTCCTGCGCAACGCGGCGGCGCCGGTCATCACGATCATGGGGCTGGTCTTCGTCGGCCTGCTGAGTGGGACGGTCCTGGTCGAGACGGTCTTCGTCCTGCCCGGTCTGGGCAGCCAGGCCGTCCAGGCGACGATGTCCAGCGACCTGCCGCTGATCCAGGCGATCGCCGTGACGTTCACCGTGATGGTCGTGGTGGTGAACCTGCTGGTCGAGTTCGTCTACGTGCTGCTCAACCCCCGGGTGCGTGCCGGATGA
- a CDS encoding dipeptide/oligopeptide/nickel ABC transporter permease/ATP-binding protein, which translates to MTRRSWVTYFVRQKVPMAAAAYLALVLLLVLFAGAIAPYGPTEQDLDANLAGPSREHLLGTGQLGLDVFSRILWGGRTTLYGVLVAVVVFAVLGVSAGLLAGYLRGPVEWAVLRTSEVLQAVPAAIILLVVLAVFPGRQVIAMVALGVLGAPGLARVVRSVTLGVREELYVRAAQTMGLRPATIMRRHVLPHLSGPVIVQLSLFGAAAVGLETALGFLRLGSGESSWGLLVAEASRHLGAHPWLMVPSGFVIMSFVMALGLVGDGVRDAVAASMRTRVETGVRPRAVTPPAPELPDPEDALVSVRGLTVSFPRGQEWIDVVRGVDLAVLPGGALGILGESGCGKSITAEAIVGRIRGDGQVTAGEVRRRGRVGWVAQDAASSLDPSGRVGAQVAEVVSVHRPEAGRAEVRARVLELFERVRLPEPERVARSRPWELSGGMAQRVGIAMALATDPDLIVADEPTSALDTTVQAEVLDLFDELRADGMTLVLITHDVGVLAAVCDSAAVMYAGEVVELAPTRELLAHPAHPYTAALLAADPRRGTPGERLAAIDGTVPAPGAWPTGCRFADRCHLVTPACRQASVPLFAVDPDDPTDAGDPRVSRCLRFADVLDRTRA; encoded by the coding sequence ATGACCCGCCGCTCCTGGGTGACCTACTTCGTGCGCCAGAAGGTGCCCATGGCGGCCGCCGCCTATCTCGCCCTCGTCCTGTTGCTCGTCCTGTTCGCCGGCGCGATCGCTCCGTACGGACCGACCGAGCAGGACCTCGACGCGAACCTGGCCGGGCCGAGTCGCGAGCACCTGCTCGGCACCGGGCAGCTCGGACTGGACGTCTTCAGCCGCATCCTGTGGGGCGGCCGCACGACCCTGTACGGCGTCCTCGTCGCCGTGGTGGTGTTCGCCGTGCTGGGCGTGAGCGCGGGCCTGCTGGCCGGCTACCTGCGCGGACCGGTCGAATGGGCCGTGCTGCGGACCAGCGAGGTGCTGCAGGCCGTCCCGGCCGCGATCATCCTGCTCGTCGTCCTGGCGGTGTTCCCGGGACGCCAGGTGATCGCCATGGTCGCTCTCGGAGTCCTGGGCGCACCCGGCCTGGCGCGGGTCGTGCGGTCGGTGACCCTCGGCGTGCGCGAGGAGCTGTACGTCCGCGCCGCGCAGACGATGGGCCTGCGACCCGCCACGATCATGCGCCGCCACGTGCTGCCCCACCTGAGCGGCCCGGTCATCGTCCAGCTCTCCCTCTTCGGGGCGGCCGCCGTCGGACTCGAGACCGCCCTGGGCTTCCTGCGGCTGGGCAGCGGCGAGTCGTCGTGGGGCCTGCTGGTGGCCGAGGCGTCCCGGCACCTGGGCGCCCACCCGTGGCTGATGGTCCCCTCCGGGTTCGTGATCATGTCCTTCGTCATGGCGCTGGGCCTGGTCGGTGACGGGGTGCGCGACGCGGTCGCGGCCAGCATGCGCACGCGGGTCGAGACCGGGGTGCGCCCGAGAGCGGTGACCCCGCCGGCCCCCGAGCTGCCGGACCCCGAGGACGCCCTGGTCTCCGTGCGGGGACTGACGGTCAGCTTCCCGCGCGGGCAGGAGTGGATCGACGTCGTCCGCGGCGTCGATCTGGCGGTGCTGCCGGGAGGGGCGTTGGGGATCCTCGGCGAGAGTGGATGCGGCAAGTCGATCACGGCCGAGGCGATCGTCGGGCGCATCCGTGGCGACGGACAGGTCACCGCCGGCGAGGTCCGTCGTCGCGGGCGCGTCGGCTGGGTGGCGCAGGATGCAGCGTCGAGCCTGGACCCGAGCGGTCGCGTCGGCGCCCAGGTGGCCGAGGTCGTGAGCGTGCATCGTCCCGAGGCCGGTCGTGCCGAGGTGCGGGCCCGCGTACTCGAGCTGTTCGAGCGGGTGCGCCTGCCCGAGCCGGAGCGGGTCGCCCGCAGCCGGCCCTGGGAGCTGTCCGGCGGCATGGCGCAGCGCGTCGGCATCGCGATGGCCCTGGCCACCGATCCGGACCTGATCGTGGCCGACGAGCCGACGTCGGCGCTCGACACGACCGTGCAGGCCGAGGTGTTGGACCTCTTCGACGAGCTGCGCGCCGACGGCATGACGCTGGTCCTCATCACGCACGACGTGGGGGTCCTCGCCGCCGTCTGTGACAGCGCGGCGGTGATGTACGCCGGCGAGGTCGTCGAGCTCGCGCCCACCCGCGAGCTGCTCGCCCATCCCGCCCACCCGTACACCGCCGCGCTGCTGGCGGCGGACCCGCGCCGCGGCACGCCGGGGGAGCGGCTGGCCGCGATCGACGGAACCGTTCCGGCTCCGGGGGCGTGGCCGACCGGCTGCCGGTTCGCCGACCGCTGCCACCTCGTGACGCCGGCGTGCCGGCAGGCCTCGGTGCCGCTGTTCGCCGTGGACCCCGACGATCCGACCGATGCCGGCGATCCGCGCGTGAGCCGGTGCCTCAGGTTCGCGGACGTGCTCGACAGGACCCGCGCATGA
- a CDS encoding ABC transporter ATP-binding protein, with translation MTAAPLVATRGVTVQYGSGRRGVVALEGIDLEVRRGEVLGLVGESGSGKSTLGAVLGGLLAPTAGTVTYDGAPLLVRRGRRSRDLARRRQIVFQNPRSALNPLRTIGDSLTEGPRLTLGLGRDGARERAVDALADVGIEADALTRYPDAFSGGQRQRIAIARALAMDPEFLICDEVVSALDLSVQAQVLNLLADLGRRRQLTHVFISHDLTVVRHLSDRIAVLDGGRLVEVAGAQQIHENPVADVTRRLWRAIPSAVVGEGSRDDRP, from the coding sequence ATGACTGCCGCGCCCCTCGTGGCGACGCGCGGCGTCACGGTGCAGTACGGCTCCGGTCGGCGAGGCGTGGTCGCCCTGGAGGGGATCGACCTCGAGGTGCGGCGCGGCGAGGTGCTGGGCCTGGTGGGCGAGTCCGGCTCGGGCAAGTCCACGCTCGGTGCCGTCCTGGGCGGGCTGCTGGCGCCGACGGCCGGCACGGTCACCTACGACGGAGCGCCGCTGCTCGTGCGGCGGGGACGCCGCTCACGCGATCTGGCCCGACGACGCCAGATCGTGTTCCAGAACCCCCGCAGCGCCCTGAACCCGCTGCGGACCATCGGTGACTCCCTCACCGAGGGCCCTCGGCTGACGCTGGGGCTGGGTCGGGACGGAGCGCGCGAGCGGGCCGTCGACGCCCTCGCGGACGTCGGCATCGAGGCCGACGCGCTCACCCGGTACCCCGACGCGTTCTCAGGCGGCCAGCGCCAACGGATCGCCATCGCCCGTGCACTGGCGATGGACCCGGAGTTCCTCATCTGCGACGAGGTCGTGAGTGCCCTGGATCTCTCGGTCCAGGCACAGGTGTTGAACCTGCTGGCCGACCTGGGACGCCGTCGTCAGCTCACCCACGTGTTCATCTCGCACGACCTCACGGTGGTGCGGCACCTCAGCGACCGCATCGCCGTGCTTGACGGCGGCCGGCTCGTCGAGGTCGCGGGGGCGCAGCAGATCCACGAGAACCCCGTCGCGGACGTGACCCGGCGGCTCTGGCGGGCGATCCCGAGCGCCGTCGTGGGCGAGGGGAGTCGCGATGACCGGCCGTGA
- a CDS encoding LacI family DNA-binding transcriptional regulator, whose protein sequence is MTGREGRPTIYDVARLARVSIATVSHVLNRPERVGAATRERVLAVIDDLQFVPKEAAVSRARRGTGRIGVLAPFTSYPSYLQRLAGVLENRSGRTEVVVFDHDSVAADPHPLLASLPASGRLDGLIIMGVPLDRELAERQARRGLPTVLVDSEHEGFSSVSVSDDHGGLVVGRHLAELGHRHLAFLAEEQVSNDYLSPGQRRWRAVERAFSEAGLPEGAIRRVVCGPDFAGAREALHEILELDPRPTAVFAHHDELAAGVVTAARQLGLRVPEDLAVIGYDGGVLADALQLTTVVQPLRESGVVGRRLLMARLDGDTTTQQIMLEPRLMRGVTT, encoded by the coding sequence ATGACCGGCCGTGAGGGTCGACCGACGATCTACGACGTCGCGCGGCTGGCCCGCGTGTCGATCGCAACCGTCTCGCACGTGCTCAACCGTCCGGAGCGGGTCGGTGCCGCCACGCGCGAGCGCGTCCTCGCGGTGATCGACGACCTGCAGTTCGTGCCGAAGGAGGCGGCGGTCTCGCGGGCGAGGCGGGGCACGGGGCGGATCGGGGTCCTGGCGCCCTTCACGTCGTACCCGTCGTACCTGCAGCGGCTGGCGGGAGTCCTGGAGAACCGGTCCGGGCGGACCGAGGTCGTCGTCTTCGACCACGACTCGGTGGCCGCGGACCCGCACCCGCTGCTGGCCTCGCTGCCGGCCTCGGGCCGGCTCGACGGGCTGATCATCATGGGCGTGCCCCTGGACCGTGAGCTGGCCGAGCGGCAGGCGAGGCGAGGGCTGCCGACGGTGTTGGTCGACAGCGAGCACGAGGGCTTCTCGTCGGTGTCGGTCAGCGACGACCACGGCGGTCTGGTCGTGGGGCGGCACCTCGCCGAGCTGGGCCACCGGCACCTCGCCTTCCTGGCCGAGGAGCAGGTCTCGAACGACTACCTCTCGCCCGGGCAGCGTCGGTGGCGTGCCGTCGAGCGGGCGTTCAGCGAGGCGGGCCTGCCCGAGGGGGCGATCCGGAGGGTGGTCTGCGGGCCAGACTTCGCGGGGGCCCGGGAGGCGTTGCACGAGATCCTCGAGCTCGACCCACGGCCGACGGCGGTCTTCGCCCACCACGACGAGCTGGCCGCCGGCGTCGTCACCGCAGCCCGCCAGCTGGGCCTGCGCGTGCCGGAGGACCTCGCGGTCATCGGCTACGACGGGGGAGTGCTGGCCGACGCGTTGCAGCTGACGACCGTCGTCCAGCCGTTGCGCGAGTCCGGCGTCGTCGGGCGCCGCCTGCTGATGGCGCGGCTCGACGGGGACACCACGACGCAGCAGATCATGCTCGAGCCCCGCCTCATGCGGGGCGTGACCACCTGA
- a CDS encoding alpha/beta hydrolase fold domain-containing protein, which produces MVPDDMPPRLRSLVERALAAQAESPTPPLPDPEPAPGETREDWERRVARVRAQHDALALETAARYGFLGDRDDPVGSIGYVDIPVEGGTIAARVYRPIDPGDRPPAIVVLHGGGWWMGGGAQGYRLGDGTCRMLCHGLGAVVLNVDYRLAPEFRFPVQLHDARDVVAWLRRGAGPQVDPDRVAVAGTSSGGHLAAALTLLLKDEGEQQLAMQVLVAPAVDLAEDPAGLEDPQALRGIETLRRYYAGDAPNRAIPYLSPLRAPDLSGLPPAVVVTGDFDPLTAPALDYVERLREAGVRVDHVSAPVTHTIGAQEDWRAAEEQILAACRELL; this is translated from the coding sequence ATGGTGCCGGACGACATGCCGCCGCGGCTGCGCTCGCTGGTCGAACGCGCACTGGCTGCCCAGGCCGAGAGCCCCACGCCACCGCTGCCCGATCCCGAGCCCGCCCCGGGTGAGACCCGCGAGGACTGGGAGCGGCGCGTGGCACGGGTGCGCGCCCAGCACGACGCGCTGGCCCTCGAGACCGCGGCCCGGTACGGCTTCCTGGGCGACCGGGACGACCCGGTCGGGTCGATCGGGTACGTGGACATTCCGGTCGAGGGCGGGACGATCGCAGCGCGGGTCTACCGGCCGATCGACCCCGGGGACCGTCCGCCGGCGATCGTGGTGCTGCACGGCGGAGGCTGGTGGATGGGCGGGGGAGCCCAGGGGTACCGGCTGGGCGACGGCACGTGCCGGATGCTGTGTCACGGGCTCGGGGCGGTCGTCCTCAACGTCGACTACCGGTTGGCCCCGGAGTTCCGGTTCCCGGTGCAACTGCACGACGCGCGCGACGTCGTCGCGTGGCTGCGGCGGGGCGCCGGCCCGCAGGTCGATCCGGACCGGGTCGCGGTCGCGGGCACCAGCTCGGGCGGACACCTCGCCGCGGCGTTGACGTTGCTGCTGAAGGACGAGGGTGAGCAGCAACTGGCGATGCAGGTCCTGGTGGCGCCCGCGGTCGACCTCGCGGAGGACCCGGCCGGCCTGGAGGACCCGCAGGCCCTCCGGGGGATCGAGACGCTGCGCCGTTACTACGCGGGGGACGCCCCGAACCGGGCGATCCCGTACCTGTCGCCGTTGCGGGCGCCGGACCTGAGCGGACTGCCGCCGGCCGTCGTGGTCACCGGAGACTTCGATCCGTTGACGGCGCCGGCGCTGGATTACGTGGAGCGGCTGCGCGAGGCCGGGGTCCGTGTCGACCACGTCTCGGCGCCGGTGACCCACACGATCGGTGCGCAGGAGGACTGGCGGGCGGCCGAGGAGCAGATCCTGGCCGCCTGCCGCGAGCTGCTGTGA
- a CDS encoding DUF3145 domain-containing protein: MHSAPSALCAHIEWAAAGVLGGKVDLSWTPQPAEPGTYRAELSWQAAAGTAAALTSVLRGWDLLRFEITEEPTATTEGARYSFTPTLGIFHAMTGLHGDLLIPEDRIKAFRVKAAQGEITMDEALDGLLGVKWDAELEPFRLAGEGAPVRWLHQVI; encoded by the coding sequence GTGCACTCCGCACCGTCCGCGCTGTGCGCTCACATCGAGTGGGCTGCGGCCGGCGTGCTGGGTGGCAAGGTCGATCTCTCGTGGACCCCGCAGCCGGCCGAGCCGGGCACCTACCGCGCCGAGCTGTCGTGGCAGGCCGCCGCCGGGACGGCCGCCGCGCTGACCTCCGTGCTGCGTGGCTGGGACCTGCTGCGCTTCGAGATCACCGAGGAGCCCACCGCGACCACCGAGGGCGCGCGCTACTCCTTCACGCCCACGCTCGGCATCTTCCACGCCATGACCGGCCTGCACGGCGACCTGCTGATCCCCGAGGACCGCATCAAGGCGTTCCGGGTCAAGGCCGCCCAGGGCGAGATCACCATGGACGAGGCACTCGACGGGCTCCTGGGCGTCAAGTGGGACGCCGAGCTCGAGCCCTTCCGCCTGGCGGGCGAGGGCGCACCGGTGCGCTGGCTGCACCAGGTGATCTGA
- a CDS encoding alpha/beta fold hydrolase, whose product MVLPPERGAVDDVEYVVVHGYRRAYRMRGTGPPLLLLHGMACDSTTWFPVMDQLAQHFTVIAPDLLGHGESDKPNADYSLGGFANGMRDLLTILGIDKVTVAGHSFGGGVAMQFAYQFPERTERVVLVSSGGLGPEVTPLIRALTLPGAGLGIRLATARPWRGLVSGSMRALSHVPLARDLDEVAQIYDGLADPTTSLAIRRLTRTVLDWNGQFVTMADRAYLTRLMPLLVVWGRNDHVIPVAHAQRLPLMDNSHVHVFEDSGHFPHKDHPDEFARVVVDFCRSQSPAQYHRGKWRALLRRGDQAGLASVSLPDEASPSAVS is encoded by the coding sequence ATGGTGCTTCCCCCGGAGCGCGGAGCAGTCGACGACGTCGAGTACGTCGTGGTCCACGGTTACCGACGCGCCTACCGCATGCGAGGAACCGGCCCGCCGCTGCTCCTCCTGCACGGCATGGCCTGCGACTCCACGACCTGGTTCCCGGTCATGGACCAGTTGGCCCAGCACTTCACCGTCATCGCGCCCGATCTGCTCGGGCACGGCGAGTCCGACAAGCCCAACGCCGACTACTCCCTGGGCGGCTTCGCCAACGGGATGCGTGACCTGCTGACGATCCTGGGCATCGACAAGGTCACGGTCGCCGGACACAGCTTCGGCGGCGGCGTCGCGATGCAGTTCGCCTACCAGTTCCCCGAGCGCACCGAACGAGTCGTGCTGGTCTCCAGCGGGGGACTGGGCCCGGAGGTCACCCCGTTGATCCGCGCCCTCACCCTGCCCGGGGCGGGACTGGGCATCCGGTTGGCGACCGCCAGGCCGTGGCGCGGTCTCGTGAGCGGCTCGATGCGCGCCCTGTCGCACGTGCCCCTGGCGCGCGACCTGGACGAGGTCGCCCAGATCTACGACGGTCTGGCCGATCCCACCACGTCACTCGCGATCCGCCGACTCACCCGGACCGTGCTGGACTGGAACGGCCAGTTCGTCACGATGGCCGACCGTGCCTATCTGACGCGCCTCATGCCACTGCTGGTGGTGTGGGGGCGCAACGACCACGTCATCCCGGTCGCCCACGCCCAGCGGCTGCCGCTCATGGACAACTCGCACGTGCACGTCTTCGAGGACTCCGGGCACTTCCCGCACAAGGACCATCCGGACGAGTTCGCCCGGGTGGTCGTCGACTTCTGCCGCAGCCAGTCGCCGGCGCAGTACCACCGTGGCAAGTGGCGCGCGTTGCTGCGTCGCGGGGATCAGGCGGGATTGGCCAGCGTGTCGCTGCCGGACGAGGCGTCTCCGTCGGCCGTCAGCTGA
- a CDS encoding phosphatase PAP2 family protein, whose protein sequence is MVQRWWSAARSWPYTFGVLLAAAVGITAIVMSSSLGIALKDPEGFLGPAYVRLPVMGLGFFALGIVPLALKRAGVRHFGRGVKDIIRDEWSWNRVFHIATGLLTFYVCYVSYRNIKGFLPTVREGVNFDTMLSRWDYWMMFGHHPADLLHQLLGTGFAAQVLATVYVSYLPLIPITLAAFLVLNRDFTLGAWYATALSLNWVLGAAAYYIFPSLGPAYTNAALFDALPTTGVTQLQYSLFVNAAQNLENPMNAPIWGIGAFASLHVSVTLTAVLFFQRTDQPRYLQITAWVYFVLTVIATIYFGWHFIADDIAGAFIGWISVALAGWATGNGFWHQRHHKIQLTADGDASSGSDTLANPA, encoded by the coding sequence ATGGTCCAACGGTGGTGGAGCGCAGCACGGTCATGGCCCTACACCTTCGGTGTCCTCCTGGCCGCCGCCGTCGGCATCACCGCGATCGTCATGTCGAGCAGTCTGGGCATCGCCCTGAAGGACCCCGAGGGCTTCCTCGGACCGGCCTACGTCCGGCTCCCGGTGATGGGCCTGGGCTTCTTCGCCCTGGGCATCGTGCCGCTGGCCCTCAAGCGCGCCGGCGTGCGCCACTTCGGCCGTGGCGTGAAGGACATCATCCGTGACGAGTGGTCGTGGAACCGCGTGTTCCACATCGCGACGGGCCTGCTGACGTTCTACGTCTGCTACGTCAGCTACCGCAACATCAAGGGCTTCCTGCCCACCGTGCGCGAGGGCGTCAACTTCGACACCATGCTGTCGCGCTGGGACTACTGGATGATGTTCGGCCACCACCCGGCCGACCTGCTGCACCAGCTGCTCGGCACCGGGTTCGCCGCCCAGGTCCTGGCGACCGTGTACGTCAGCTACCTGCCGCTCATCCCCATCACGCTGGCCGCGTTCCTGGTCCTGAACCGCGACTTCACGCTGGGCGCCTGGTACGCGACCGCACTGTCGCTCAACTGGGTCCTGGGCGCCGCCGCGTACTACATCTTCCCCTCGCTGGGCCCGGCCTACACGAACGCCGCACTGTTCGACGCCCTGCCCACCACCGGCGTCACCCAGCTGCAGTACTCGTTGTTCGTCAACGCCGCCCAGAACCTCGAGAATCCGATGAACGCCCCCATCTGGGGCATCGGCGCCTTCGCGTCGCTGCACGTCTCGGTGACGCTGACGGCCGTGCTGTTCTTCCAGCGCACCGACCAGCCGCGCTACCTGCAGATCACCGCGTGGGTCTACTTCGTCCTCACGGTCATCGCCACGATCTACTTCGGCTGGCACTTCATCGCCGACGACATCGCCGGCGCGTTCATCGGCTGGATCTCGGTCGCCCTGGCCGGTTGGGCCACGGGCAACGGCTTCTGGCACCAGCGGCACCACAAGATTCAGCTGACGGCCGACGGAGACGCCTCGTCCGGCAGCGACACGCTGGCCAATCCCGCCTGA
- the aceE gene encoding pyruvate dehydrogenase (acetyl-transferring), homodimeric type, giving the protein MAPSGPDRPIIHGGMPTQLPDVDSEETQDWLRSLDQMVDERGRDRARYVMLRMLERARERAVGMPALRSTDFINTIPPEREPDFPGDEEIERRIRSYIRWNAAVMVSRANRPGLGVGGHIATYQSAASLYEVGFNHFFRGKDHPGGGDQIFYQGHAAPGIYARSFLEGRFDEDRLNNFRQEHSQGAGKGLPSYPHPRLMSDYWEFPTVSMGLAAINSIYQARFNRYLQHRGIKDTSEQHVWTFLGDGEMGEPESLGAISVAGREQLDNLTFVVNCNLQQLDGPVRGNGKIIQELESIFLGAGWNVIKVVWGREWDDLLARDTTGALVNQMNRVPDGEFQNLSIADGAYNREHFFGPDPELRKIVEHLSDEQIEKLPRGGHDYRKVYAAFDSAMKHKGQPTVILAHTVKGWLLESLMARNATHQMKKLTTDDLKNFRDRLHIPITDEQIESPDGAPYYHPGKDHEHITYMLERRRQLGGPLPSRIVKAKPPVLPAQDAYDDLRKGSGKQQIATTMAFVRLLRELMKDKNIGSRIVPIAPDEYRTFGMDSMFPSAKIYSPHGQMYESVDRKLLLAYKESQQGQLLHEGISEAGAMASATAAGSAYATHGEHMIPVYLFYSMFGFQRTGDSIWAMADQMARGFLIGATAGRTTLTGEGLQHADGHSPLLARTNPAVVHYDPAFSFEIAHIVQDGMRRMYGDEPNPQGGTGENVIYYMTVYNEPLNQPAEPEGVDVDGILKGAYRYAASPIEDDAPTRILASGVSVPWALQAQQMLAEEHGVAAEVWSVTSWNELAREAEEVERWNFNHLDQEPKTPWITAKLQDGGPTVAVSDFMRAVPDQIARWVPGAWMSLGADGFGFADTRAGARRYFQIDAESIVVAVLASLGREGRVDLKVAREAFESLRIDDPTAASGGNQDGGGA; this is encoded by the coding sequence CTTCCCCGGCGACGAGGAGATCGAGCGGCGCATCCGCTCCTACATCCGCTGGAACGCCGCGGTCATGGTCTCGCGCGCGAACCGGCCCGGACTGGGCGTCGGCGGACACATCGCCACCTACCAGTCGGCGGCGAGCCTCTACGAGGTCGGCTTCAACCACTTCTTCCGCGGCAAGGACCACCCCGGCGGTGGCGACCAGATCTTCTACCAGGGTCACGCCGCCCCGGGCATCTACGCCCGCTCGTTCCTCGAGGGACGCTTCGACGAGGACCGCCTGAACAACTTCCGCCAGGAGCACTCGCAGGGCGCCGGCAAGGGCCTGCCCTCGTACCCGCACCCGCGGCTGATGAGCGACTACTGGGAGTTCCCGACGGTCTCGATGGGACTCGCGGCGATCAACTCGATCTACCAGGCCCGGTTCAACCGGTACCTGCAGCACCGCGGCATCAAGGACACCAGCGAGCAGCACGTCTGGACGTTCCTGGGCGACGGCGAGATGGGCGAGCCCGAGTCGCTCGGCGCGATCAGCGTCGCCGGCCGCGAGCAGCTCGACAACCTCACGTTCGTCGTGAACTGCAACCTGCAGCAGCTCGACGGCCCGGTGCGCGGCAACGGCAAGATCATCCAGGAGCTGGAGTCGATCTTCCTCGGCGCGGGCTGGAACGTCATCAAGGTCGTGTGGGGCCGCGAGTGGGACGACCTGCTCGCCCGTGACACGACCGGCGCGCTGGTCAACCAGATGAACCGCGTCCCCGACGGCGAGTTCCAGAACCTGTCGATCGCCGACGGCGCGTACAACCGCGAGCACTTCTTCGGTCCCGACCCGGAGCTGCGCAAGATCGTCGAGCACCTCTCGGACGAGCAGATCGAGAAGCTGCCGCGTGGTGGTCACGACTACCGCAAGGTCTACGCGGCGTTCGACTCGGCGATGAAGCACAAGGGCCAGCCGACCGTGATCCTGGCGCACACCGTCAAGGGTTGGCTGCTCGAGTCGCTCATGGCGCGCAACGCGACGCACCAGATGAAGAAGCTGACGACGGACGACCTGAAGAACTTCCGCGATCGGCTGCACATCCCGATCACGGACGAGCAGATCGAGTCGCCCGACGGTGCGCCGTACTACCACCCCGGCAAGGACCACGAGCACATCACGTACATGCTCGAGCGCCGTCGCCAGCTCGGCGGCCCGTTGCCGTCGCGCATCGTCAAGGCGAAGCCGCCGGTCCTGCCGGCGCAGGACGCCTATGACGACCTGCGCAAGGGCTCGGGCAAGCAGCAGATCGCCACGACCATGGCGTTCGTGCGGTTGCTGCGGGAGCTGATGAAGGACAAGAACATCGGCTCGCGCATCGTGCCGATCGCCCCGGACGAGTACCGCACGTTCGGCATGGACTCGATGTTCCCCTCGGCCAAGATCTACAGCCCGCACGGGCAGATGTACGAGTCGGTCGACCGCAAGCTGCTGCTGGCCTACAAGGAGAGCCAGCAGGGCCAGCTGCTGCACGAGGGCATCAGCGAGGCCGGCGCCATGGCGTCGGCGACCGCGGCGGGCAGCGCCTACGCCACGCACGGCGAGCACATGATCCCGGTGTACCTCTTCTACTCGATGTTCGGGTTCCAGCGCACCGGCGACTCGATCTGGGCGATGGCCGACCAGATGGCCCGCGGCTTCCTGATCGGCGCCACGGCCGGTCGCACGACCCTCACGGGCGAGGGGCTGCAGCACGCGGACGGCCACTCTCCCCTGCTGGCGCGCACGAACCCGGCCGTCGTCCACTACGACCCGGCGTTCTCGTTCGAGATCGCGCACATCGTGCAGGACGGCATGCGCCGCATGTACGGCGACGAGCCCAACCCGCAGGGCGGCACGGGCGAGAACGTCATCTACTACATGACGGTCTACAACGAGCCGCTGAACCAGCCCGCCGAGCCCGAGGGCGTCGACGTCGACGGGATCCTCAAGGGCGCCTACCGGTACGCCGCCTCGCCCATCGAGGACGACGCACCGACGCGGATCCTCGCGTCCGGTGTCTCGGTGCCGTGGGCATTGCAGGCGCAGCAGATGCTCGCCGAGGAGCACGGCGTGGCGGCCGAGGTCTGGTCCGTCACCTCGTGGAACGAGCTCGCTCGCGAGGCCGAGGAGGTCGAGCGCTGGAACTTCAACCACCTCGACCAGGAGCCGAAGACGCCGTGGATCACCGCGAAGCTCCAGGACGGTGGTCCGACGGTCGCGGTGAGCGACTTCATGCGGGCCGTGCCCGACCAGATCGCTCGCTGGGTCCCCGGCGCGTGGATGTCCCTGGGCGCCGACGGGTTCGGCTTCGCCGACACCCGCGCGGGCGCACGGCGCTACTTCCAGATCGACGCCGAGTCCATCGTCGTGGCGGTGCTGGCGTCGCTGGGCCGTGAGGGTCGCGTGGACCTGAAGGTCGCTCGCGAGGCGTTCGAGTCCCTGCGGATTGACGATCCGACCGCCGCCAGCGGCGGGAACCAGGACGGCGGCGGGGCCTGA